In Blastopirellula sp. J2-11, a single genomic region encodes these proteins:
- a CDS encoding family 16 glycoside hydrolase: MLRVTTAAIGFLLFVSICGTLLAEEVSEPKGTLVLEDNFDREESSPQKEEVGNGWTTNSRARAKGNQQVDLVDGVMQVTRYPQANHGVAIFHDVDFQDAMVEMKFKLGPGDDLGLDFVDRELKTVHAGHLCIARVTLDRITLQDTKTGRMDLKIRERLQAGEKSPELMKFIRSKMIATPLELKPNQWCTLRVTVEGDTMTAAIDGKQVAHYSSEGIAHPTKRMITLAVNKSAWIDDLKVWKLK; encoded by the coding sequence ATGCTTCGAGTCACCACTGCCGCAATCGGCTTTTTGCTGTTTGTTTCCATCTGCGGCACGCTTTTGGCCGAAGAGGTGAGCGAGCCGAAAGGGACATTGGTTCTGGAAGACAATTTCGATCGGGAAGAGTCGTCACCGCAGAAGGAAGAGGTCGGCAACGGTTGGACCACCAACAGCCGCGCGCGGGCAAAAGGGAATCAGCAGGTCGATCTGGTCGACGGCGTGATGCAGGTCACCCGATACCCTCAAGCGAATCATGGAGTCGCGATCTTTCACGATGTTGATTTCCAAGACGCGATGGTCGAGATGAAGTTTAAGTTGGGACCAGGCGACGATCTAGGACTCGACTTTGTTGATCGTGAACTCAAAACCGTTCACGCCGGGCATCTCTGCATCGCCCGGGTTACGCTCGATCGGATAACGCTGCAAGACACCAAGACCGGTCGCATGGACTTGAAGATTCGAGAGCGACTCCAGGCGGGAGAAAAGTCGCCGGAGCTGATGAAATTTATACGGTCGAAAATGATCGCCACGCCGCTTGAGCTAAAACCGAACCAGTGGTGCACGTTGCGAGTCACCGTCGAAGGAGACACGATGACGGCTGCGATCGACGGCAAGCAGGTCGCCCATTATTCGTCGGAGGGAATTGCCCATCCGACGAAACGGATGATTACATTAGCGGTGAATAAATCGGCCTGGATCGACGATCTGAAGGTTTGGAAGTTGAAGTAA
- a CDS encoding translation initiation factor, with protein sequence MSRLFAGTPFDIPPKCDDCGELVSHCKCTPAEKAASEARRQQAADRQQREAGRLSPESQTAVIRVQKRKGGRKATVITGLTDLANDLPALLKQLQADCGSGGTVKPKEDLLEIQGDHADRIRKSLSALGYRVKG encoded by the coding sequence ATGTCGCGTCTGTTTGCCGGAACTCCCTTCGATATTCCGCCGAAGTGCGACGACTGCGGCGAGCTCGTGTCGCACTGCAAATGCACGCCTGCCGAGAAAGCAGCGAGCGAGGCGCGGCGCCAACAAGCAGCAGATCGTCAGCAGCGCGAAGCGGGCCGCTTGTCCCCAGAGAGTCAGACCGCAGTGATCAGAGTGCAAAAGCGCAAAGGGGGAAGAAAAGCGACGGTCATTACCGGATTGACCGACCTCGCGAACGACCTGCCTGCGCTGCTCAAGCAACTGCAGGCCGATTGCGGCAGCGGCGGAACCGTGAAGCCGAAAGAAGATCTGCTTGAAATCCAAGGGGACCATGCCGACCGCATTCGCAAATCCCTGAGCGCCCTTGGCTATCGCGTGAAGGGTTAG